The window GCGGACGCGGACGTTGCAGATCCTGCGATCCCCGCTGGCGCGGCGGATGCGGCTGTCGGTCGATCCGCGCGACGGGGGCGTGCGGCTGGTGCTACCCAAGCGCGGATCGATGCGCGAGGCGCTGCGCTGGGCCGAGGCGAAGCGCGACTGGATCGAGCATCAGCTGGGCGCGCTGCCGCCGACACGGGCACTGACCGACGGAACGGTGATCGAGGTCGCGGGCGAGCCGCTGACCGTCACACTGGTAAGCGGGCGCGGCGTGAAGCGCGACGGCGATCGGCTGCTCGTCGCGGGGCCGCAGGACATGCTGGCGACCCGGCTGGTCCGCTGGCTCAAGAAAGAGGCGCTGGCGCGGCTACAAGCCGAGACCGACCGATTCGCCGCGCTGGCGGGCATTACCGTCACCGGAGTCGCGGTGGGCGATCCGCGATCGCGCTGGGGCAGTTGTTCGGCGCGCGGCGACATACGCTATAGCTGGCGGCTGATCCTCGCGCCTTACGAAGTGCTGGAGGCGACGGCGGCGCATGAGGTGGCGCACCGGCTGCACATGGATCACAGCCCCGCCTTCCACGCCGCCGTGAAACGCCTGCTGGGCCGCGATCCTTCACCCGAGCGCTCGTGGCTGCGCGCCAACGGCGCCTCGCTTCACTGGTTGGGGCGCGATCCCTGACGCTGGGCGGGGCGTTCGCCCCCGCG is drawn from Sphingomonas crocodyli and contains these coding sequences:
- a CDS encoding M48 family metallopeptidase is translated as MSSDLIFHGGGRTRTLQILRSPLARRMRLSVDPRDGGVRLVLPKRGSMREALRWAEAKRDWIEHQLGALPPTRALTDGTVIEVAGEPLTVTLVSGRGVKRDGDRLLVAGPQDMLATRLVRWLKKEALARLQAETDRFAALAGITVTGVAVGDPRSRWGSCSARGDIRYSWRLILAPYEVLEATAAHEVAHRLHMDHSPAFHAAVKRLLGRDPSPERSWLRANGASLHWLGRDP